The Caulobacter sp. FWC26 genome contains a region encoding:
- the queF gene encoding preQ(1) synthase, with the protein MTDLNVTQLGRVVDAPESPEAAVLERVPNPQSDVLYLARFVAPEFTSLCPVTGQPDFAHLVIDYAPGDWLIESKSLKLYLTSFRNHGSFHEDCTVKVARKIVEIAEPRWLRIGGYWYPRGGIPIDVFWQTGPAPEGLWVPDQGVAPYRGRG; encoded by the coding sequence ATGACCGATCTGAACGTCACCCAGCTGGGCCGCGTCGTCGACGCGCCCGAAAGCCCCGAGGCCGCCGTCCTTGAGCGCGTGCCCAATCCGCAAAGCGACGTGCTTTATCTGGCGCGCTTCGTCGCGCCTGAGTTCACCTCACTGTGCCCCGTCACCGGCCAGCCCGATTTCGCCCACCTCGTCATCGACTACGCGCCCGGCGACTGGCTGATCGAGAGCAAGTCGCTGAAGCTCTATCTGACCAGCTTCCGCAATCACGGCTCGTTCCACGAGGACTGCACGGTCAAGGTCGCGCGCAAGATCGTCGAGATCGCAGAGCCGCGTTGGCTAAGGATCGGCGGCTACTGGTATCCGCGCGGGGGCATTCCGATCGACGTGTTCTGGCAGACAGGCCCGGCGCCGGAAGGCCTGTGGGTGCCCGACCAAGGCGTCGCGCCCTATCGCGGCCGAGGTTAA